The Ipomoea triloba cultivar NCNSP0323 chromosome 4, ASM357664v1 DNA segment TGGAGATTATTTAGAAGATGAGCTTGACAAGTTTGAAGATAGTGATTATGTGATTGATGATTCTGAGTTTTTGAAGTTTATAGATCCAGAAGTGGAGTATGCTGGTGAGGGAAATGTTGTAATTCCATAAACTGAAGTTGCAGAACAGGTTCCTACAAATACTAAGGTAGATTTATCATATGGTGAACTGAATTTGGGTGAATCTGTTAGGCCAAATCCTCCCCCTCCTGATCTGCCATCTCCTTTGTGGCTTGGTAGATCTTTTTTAAGTAAAGAAGATTTCAAAACTGCAGTGAAAACATATGCTATACAGTATGGAAAAGAGCTGAAATATAAAAAGAATGATAAGGTAAGATGTGTAGCTATATGTACCCAAGTGAATTGTCAGTGGCATGTTACATGTAGAAAAGAGCATGATGAAGGCTTTTGGAGGGTCACTGTTCTGAATGATGCTCATAGTAACTGTCCATGGGTTGATGACAATAAGTTTATAACTTCATCATTTGTTGCAAAGAGATGGAAGACACAAATTGCAGGAAATAGTAACTGGAAAATGAAGGAATTTAGATAGACTGTTTGTACTGGTGAACACCATTCCTTAACTAAAAGGCAAGCCTACAAGGCAATGGACTTTGCTAAGCAAGAAATCAAGGGTGAGCTTGAAGACAATTTCAACAAAATTTGGAGTTACTATTTAGAGATCCAAAAAACAAATCCGAGGACAACTTGTGAGGTTAAGTTATTTGACTTAGAGTATGATGGTAGTAAGAGGTTCCTTAGGATGTAAATGTGCTGGGATGCTTGTAAAGTTGGTTTCAAGTATTGTAGAAATTTGATTGGAGTGGATGGGTTTCACATTAAGGATAAAGCTGGAGGGATGATGCTCACTGCTATTGGTATTATTGGGAATGAAAGTATATTCCCTATTGCATATGCCATAGTGGAAGGGGAGAACAAAGAATCTTGGTGCTGGTTTTTGGGACTCTTAGCAAGGGACCTTGAGATTGACTATGGGTCTCAACATCTATATACCTTCATGTCTGACAAGCAGAAAGGTCTTATCCCTGCATTTGAGGAAAAGCTACCTTTGGTTAGTCATCGGTTTTgtgtatgacatttgcatggcaATATGATGGTGGTTAGGTTTGGAGGTTAGACAATCAGAAATGCACTATGGAAGGCTGCTAGAGCCACAATTGTAAGTACATTTACAACATTTCTAAGGGAGTTAAAGTCATTAGATGTGGGGGTGGGGGCATTTGAATGGTTAAGTGATAAACATCCATCTCATTGGTCTAGATCACATTTCTCATCAACTGCCAAATGTGACATGCTTGTGAATAACATATGTGAAAGCTTTAATGCTATGATATTAGATGCAAGAGATAGCACTCTAATACACTTCCTTGAGATAGTGAGGAAGTAAGTGATGCTCAGGCTATTTGAATGTAGAAAGCAGGCAAGCAATTGGAATATGTCCAGCAATATGTAAGAAAATTGATGTGTTTGAGAAAGCAACAGGAGGGTACTGGGCATACCAAAGCACTGAAGTATTGTTTGAAGTGAAGGGAGCTACTGAACAACATCAAGTTGACATTGGAATTAGGACATGTTTATGTAGGAAGTGGCAACTCACTAGCATACCTTGCAGGCATGTAATTTGTGCTCTTTGGGTCAAGTTTGGAAAGGCCCCATTGCATGACTTTGTTGATGATTGCTACAGTATTGAGAATTACAAGAAAGCTTACTCTGGTAGCATTCACCCTATGGCTGGGCCTCAAGAATGGCCATACACTGATAGCGAGCCCCCTCTTCCTCCTTTGTTTAGTAAAAAGGTAGGCAGGCCTAGAAAAATGAGGAAGAAATCTGCTGGTGAAATAACAAAAGATGGAATTCGGTTTTCAAGAAGCGCCGTGACACTATATTGCTCAATCTGCAAGAAAATAGGGCATAATAGTAGGAGGTGCCCTAAGGTAAATAAGTTAATACTTTTATTCCAATCAAAGTTTGAATATTTGCTGTTTTTAACTAAATAAAGTAATACCATAACATGTAAGCAGAGAAGAGCAGCCCAAAGAGCCCAAGGTGATATTCCAGTTGCCCAGATCCCATTCCAGCAGCCCATGAAGTCCAGAGTGACATTCCAGCAGCCCATGAAATCCAGAGTGACAGTCCAGCAGCCCAGGATCCCATTCCAGCAGCCCAGGATCCCACTCCAGCAGCCCAGCCAGCCCAAGGTGGTAGTCCAGCAGTCCAAGGTCCCATTCCAGCAACCCAATTGCCAAGTCTGGAAGAAATCCCACTAGCTGATTTTGAATCAGTTTCAGAAGAAGATACACAAGTAAGTTTTGACTCCTATATTGTTTTTGATCAAATATTTTCAAACTGGTGGAAGACATGCTAACTATTGACTCCTATATTGTAGTTGATCCTTTATTAAGTGTAGGAGACAACACTTACCCGATTGTTGAAGATGTTAATTCTCAAATTAAAGGTAATTGATAAGCTTGTATGCCAAAATGACATTGTAGTATTGTATTGTGTTTATTTATACTCTTGTTGATTACATAAATTACCTTGTAGGACTCACAACTGATAACAATCAAGATGAGGGAATGAAAGTTACTTCCCATGGTGTGAGGATTAGTTATGGCCAAcctccaaaaagaaaaaagacaacAGTTCATGGTAGCAAGGGTAAACAACTTGATGAAACTTCTAGTGCACCCCATGCAAAGAAACAAAAGACATTGGGAATGACAAAATCAAGGATTGTTATTGGCTGGAAATACAGGACAAGATCAACTGTGATGTTTAAGTCTAAGCATGGTGGAAATAGAAATGCCCCTATTGATATAGACTAGGATGTGTATGGATCAATGCTTTAttttttggatatatatattttggcaGCTTTAGAATGGAACAATGCAGTAGTTCTTGAATGGATATATTTTTTCCAGTTTATGAATGGAACAATGGTGTAGTTTTAATAGGGCACTATgttcttttttgaaaacaggCACTATGTTCTTGAATGCACTATGTTAATGTAATAGGGCAATTGGGCATGTTTTTGGCACTATGTTGCTGTAATGGATTGTAATGTAATAATGTTCTTGTTTTGGCCAGTTTTGAATGGAACAATTGGGCATGTTTTTGGCACTATGTTGTTGTAATGGATTGTAGTGTTTTGGCCTATTAatgaatgaatatatttttGGTAGTTTGGCACATTCATTTACACATTGGCAAATGTTGACAGCTTTTTACCATTCTAACAATTGGCAGCTTGGCATATTCATTCACACATTATCACATGCTGCCAGTTTTTGACCATTCTAACATTGAGCATTCAAAAGCATTTATAAATTCAACATTCCCAGCCAATGTCACAACATTTGGGCAATTTTTGACCATACTTACATAACACTGTTAAGTTAAATATTTAACACCAACACAATTACACTTGAACCGCCAACTACTAAATAGTAACATTGTTACACAAACAAATACAATAACCACAATAACTTTAATTTTCACACTGGAATTATATGCCTTTCTAATCTTCACTTTTAGAGCTTCATTTTCTTGGTCATTTTGGTTTATTCTTCTTAGCGACCCAGGAATAATCATCTTGGACCTTGAACACATTGGAGGGTTAAACCATCTCACAAATCCACAACCACCAACACCCCTCCCCTGtgtacaaaacaaaaaaaaaatcaatttaccCAAAACAAAATCAGTATAACCAAAAAACGATCATTACTACTCGATTATCATATTCACAATCCCAATATCTTCTTCCCGGGTTTTGATCCGTCCACGATGTCCGCACCTTCAACCTTTGACCACACTGACAATAAGATATAGATCTTTCCTCTCCATTGTAAACCCGTGAACGATAAGAACTCTCCTCGCTGTTGGCATACCTACCTTGCATATCAGTAGTATCCTTGTGCGATTGTTGAGCGCGACTTCAGTGGTAGGGAACCCAGTAGCAAGAGAAACCAGTAGCTAGAAAGCATGAATGGATTGAAATAGGGTTCATCAATTAAATACGAAGGGAATTAGGTCTTTTAGTGCGAAATGACGTGAATAACCTCCAATTACACGACCTACTAACGACTGCACAAACGGAAGACCAAAATGGTGAAAGTTTTCATAGTTAAGGACTTATTTGTGCACGAAAAtatgtcgaggaccaaattggtaatttttcaatagtcGGGTGACCATTTCGATAATTTACTCTTTTATCATTTTAGGAATATTATGGTATGCTATACATTGAATATTTCTTACTATTTTGttagatttaatttaattttttttttaaaaataaaatttttattttataaaaagaaattatattaacatgTCAAATGAGTTCTAAACAGGTTATCATGATATACCGTGTTGTGTCGACCCAAAATTTGTTAACTAAACGTGTCTATTGTGTCAACTTATTCAAAAATCATGTTCATGTTTAGAACTCCAACATGTTAATCAACTATAACGGGTCGTGTCCATATTTAACCTCTTCATGTTTGTGTCGTTATTGTATCAACACATTTATACAAATTGTCAAGTATAAATTACTTATGATAGTATAATCTAGAAATTAATAAGACAATCTGTATTCTACAATTCACTCTGACTTTCAAAAGGTATATTCTATTGTCATATCAACATATTTGCaaatcaccatttttttttacatccaTATAATTTCTACTcactttcaaaatataatataacaacaacaacaacaacaataataatagtaataatgttAGAAATATTTGTTTGTAGATTTTTATGATGCTACCAATTTTTATAGTCTTTGTAGACCCTTCAAACTCTCCCATGTAAATCTTTGCATTCTTATCGGATGTTGTTATATTAGAAGGTACGCTCTTAAAAGGAATTTGTTCAAAAGAAGCGTTATTGGAATAAAACAACCAGAAGGATTGTGTCCGAGAGGAGATAATTTGAAAGATGTTAAACTGACAAAAGACTACAAAACATATGACTCAAAGTATAATCTCTACAATCACCACATGCTAAGGAGATAGAATTGATGTGTtttcaaagcaaaaggaatgtATCAACCTCAGAAAAAGTTTATATGAGGATATATAAAAGAGATGTTAGGCATAAGCCAACTTGCTTGACACCTACAAGCTTATTTACAAGACAAATTGTTGATAAGTAAAATGAGTCTTTTTTAACCAAAGTGTGTTTATACTTGATAGAGAAACAGTCTTTACCCTATGGTTCATGGTTGTGCAAGTCAAGGAGTTAGTGGCCGAATCAACCTAGTAAGCTAAGGTTACTTCGTGACTGACCCTTAGCTGGAGTTTGAACAGACAGTGAAAAACAAAGGCAACGCGGAGTTCGTGACTTGTTTCAAGGACTATCATCGGAATATATATGAAAGACttcatttaaattatattatgtatacaaTATGATCGCAATGCAATATAGTGGATTGcagaacaaacaaaaataaatttgttttagaTCGTCCTCAAGGATTGGGGGTTGGAATAGTCAAAGAAATAACTAGGCACAAGGATGAAGTATTTTTGATGGAAGTTAGGGTCGATCCCACGAGGAGTAACTAGTTTAACTTATGTGTTAAGCAATGAGGGGGTTTGGAATGAAATTGacgttcaaaataaataaataaataaataagaattaaaaaacAAGAATCAAGTAGAAGTTTACTAATGAAATCAAATGAATTTTCAACACTTGGGTCTAAGAAAATATTCACCACCGGATCTTAATTACTGTTCATCGACTACAAGACAAATTCACTTGCATTTGAGCATTCATTGTGGaattcattcctgtttttccttAGTCATAGGTAATCAAACACAAGCGGTATTAACTACCCCTAACTATCAAGTAACACAAGACAAGCGCTTATATTTAACTTGACAGCAGCATTAAAACTAGAAACCAACGAAACTAAACAACATAAACACAAGcggttatgtttaatttagattaatactCTTCCTATGATAAAATTAACACTAAGCCgtgataaaattaatcatagttgctacttagaaaagaaaatcaattataagaaTTCACTTTCTAATCTAGCTATGAATTGAACCAGATAATCATTAAATGAAACAaccaattaagaaaataatacagAAGAATATTAAATACTCATTCCAGATAAATTAAAACAGAATTTTGTCTCTCAGTATAGAGAACCGGGGTTTACATAATCTTGACCAAGTTTAAGAATTAGCCTCGCAGGGCCATGAACCAGAAAActtaacaagaaaagaaaaaattgtaaactgtagaaaaatataaaataaaacagatAGTCTGCTTCTCAAACAACAGGAActcacccctatttatacacttcTAACTTCAACAAAAATCTCTTAAATTcaggaaaataattaatctgaaaATTAATATGAACCTCTCAAAAATAAACCCAAATATCTGAAATTATCTTTGCCGTTCAATTCCCTGTTGACCGACGAAATCCTCAAAGTTTGTCGTTGACATTTGTGCTGCAATTGCCGAAGAAGGCTTCGGTCTTCCTCGTACGTACGTAGTAGCTGCGCAGGgaacaaattaacaaaactaAACATTTAAATTCTTTTGTTATTTAGCAAATTAGGTTATATAGTTTgggcttaattaattaaacaaataaggAATGGGCCATGTTGTTATTATAGAcctaaacttaaaataaaattaaagaattgggTTAAAAACTTGTTGGacttaaaactcattattaactagataaaatatttatttagctTATTGATTACTAgactctaaaaataaataattattatataataataaataattaatacaaaaatattataaagatgTACATAAAATAAAGATATAAAATATGTCTATCAGCGGAGTTCGTGACTTATTTCAAGGACTATCATCGGAATATATATGAAAGACttcatttaaattatattatgtatacaaTATGATCACAATGCAATATAGTGGATTGcagaacaaacaaaaataaatttgttttagaTCGTCCTCAAGGATTGGGGGTTGGAATAGTCAAAGAAATAACTAGGCACAAGGATGAAGTATTTTTTATGGAAGTTACGCAAATAGATAGATGGATGGTAGCAGAATaagtaatgaaataaaaatagggGTCGGAATGTGTATATATTGGTCTAATGCCAGAACAAAGGATTGATGATTATGACGCTTCACTTCGAGTTCAAAGACTGCAAACACCAATTCATTGTACTAACATTCCACTCTCGTGATTGAGTGTTAGGCCAAATTGGAACACGGGGTTGTCTTGCTCTCATGACGCTACCAACCCCCTTCAATAAGCTCAAgcaatcttgatcttcaatGTTCCCTACTCTCGTAAGTGAACATGAAGGTCGAATGTGGTCTAAGAGAAATTAACGGTTGAGAAACATGTTTAGGAGTATGCTAACCTGTGGACTCCTTGCTCGAGCGGTTGCCAAAATCTCATACTAGACAAGTATTGACAAGGTTGTGCATAAACCCATCAACACAAGAATACAAAACATCTCATAAGAacaagaaccctaggttggCTTTCAAACCCTTTTATGCAATAGGCATCAAACACAATAAACACCACTATCCAACCCCTATACTAAACTACTCGCTCATAATAAATAGGTAAAACACAAGAACATTCATAAATAACATCATCCAACAATATATTAAGGAAATAAATAGAGAAATAATTCTTCAACAAAGTAAAGATTTAcaagataaaagaaataaacacaAGAACAAAGTAATCTAAGCTAAGAATCACAACATATAACTTGATAACGCAAAAATAACAAGGAAACTAAAGAAAGAAATAAGCTAATATGGAAATATTTCCTACTACTATTGTCCACTGGGGGCTACTCTCTaccaaaatagaaaaaatatctATTTATTGGTGAATTCTAGGGTTCGGCGCACTAGCAAGGCACAGGCACAGAGTGACCGTGCGGAAGGCAAGTCGTGCTGGTGGTTTATGCATGGGGGCGTACGAGTGTGCCACTGCCCATGCGTGGCTTTGCCTCCACACTACGAACTCCTTCTTCAATCCTTTTGCATGTTTTTCATGGATTTGTTTCAGTGTGCACTTTTCCATGCATTTTTGCTccatttttatcagtttttgCTTCTTTATCAATTTTCCTCTCATAAAAGTGTATTTGAATGCAATTGAGCATAAAACACATCTTTTAGTTCAAAAACCAAATAAACACTATGAAAAAGCATGAAAGAGGTTAAGAATGGGGTGAAGCATAGTATAAAATAAGAGTCATCACAGTACATAGTAAAATCCTCGGGTTTTAAGGAGAAAATTGGAGTAAAAAAGTTTCTCGAATCATTGTAAAAATATTTCTCTCTTTCACTTACATTACTTATATTTTATCCTACAACTAACTTCCATATCAATTTCACACAATCACTTTATTTAACAAAAACCTTAGATACAAAATCTTTTATTTGGGAATTTCAAGACTTCCACTTGTGAAGAAATTTAATTTCCTTAACtcgttttaaaaattatttaaagtaCATCCAACCTCCTAACCCCCACCCCCAGACTTTAACTTGTCCGagatcaataaaataatattaaaatttattattgaaaAGCACACAATGTAGAAACATTTAGCGAACAACTGGCACAAAATAGTGTTTGAAAGCTTGCAAAATTCGCAAGCTTTCTTACAGATAAGTACTTTATTATCCATAATTTTACCCCTTTATTTAACTCATTTTGTACATGAATTGCTCTAAAACATGTATAAACTGAAGCTTTTATTTGTGCAATTATTGCTACTAGGTGCATGCACTCgcaatatgtaaagaattgAAGAGTTTGGAGCATTTTTAGGTGAATTCTTAGCAAAGAAACCTAGCAAAGAATGCCAAGAGCATGTGGAGTAGCTTGGAAGGAAGTTGCAAGGATGAACCGAAGCAAACAAGGAAGTTGGAGCGCTGGCAAGCGCACGGGCAACAACACTCATGGTATTTAATGGCGAGATTTCACTGTTAAGAATACACAGGGGATACATTGGAATCGAGTTATGTATTctgtgttaggaacatactgtaataggttttgatgataccaaatgtaatgttcaatcccctaagtctcgatagataagaaatatatgtaagttcgacaagtaaactaagagcgaaaatacaactgggtaattgagctcaactcggaaaatatttaagcttaaggtgaacttgtttgaacatcttagaagtttcatgttgtaagcttatagatagatcagaagaaggcacgagacatcactggaggaataagggtctgcgagacatcaactaagtctcgagacataagcagagttcgagagatggaatctctcaaGACATCAatctagttcgagacatggaaacgagacatcaagtagtcgagacatcaacattggtctcgatgaactggtacttctccaaaggtctgaatggcagtcaacatgcatggataaagtaatccaactttggagaagaaaaatatcatggagataaaatattaaggaggtgccgaaagaaCATTATGGGAGCTTAAAACAACCGGAACTGGATGCCACGTCAAAAATCCACAATAAACGGAtagaaagtgcaccaatccaaggtcggtcttattccctaaaacgaggatcaatgggaatataaaaagagtaacttttgccaaaagcagtaagtggagcatggactcaagatagtggaatatgggatattcactacaagacaaaaggttcaagttacaagactaccactccatgaaacatgctaaaaatatgcaagtcccatgatcggcatgggagacagatttcaaacgaaataattttccctccaacggaattattcctcaactctcatatataaggacgtgaagacacaagccAAAAGGGATAATTGGATAAGAAAGAGGTTCGGaaaattcaagctatcataagaggtgtctagttcaaacgttcaaaagtgcaagtgtttaatctggaatatcatacttgatattcataacagcgagaaaacacatcttagtgttttgagagagttacaaagcttaaactactacacatctagaaggtgaccgaagctgcactaCAAGGAATATTATCCatcgaaagcttttggtcagattggagattgttacactcaacctgtgacaaccggaacaaccttgctttggagaaggcaagaagaggcggagtaacctgggagctgtcttgtgaagatcctgaggcttgaggcgggcttggtgatcaaagctcaagtgctcgagaggtggagtaacaagaagcggggcgaaaaacctgaggcttgaggcgggcttcgtgatcaaagctcaagcgctcgatattgtacttaaaagggaagttttagtgcaatccttctagggagtttctagaagaagagtggacgtatgcgaattggccgaaccacttaaaaatctctctcgcatttactttctgttttttacctctcgctaactatctctcgaactgcattgcatataaccacacctctcgaactaactcaaactcgtgcaaattaaaaggggataacttttccactgcgcataaaactttgtcttcatcttgtgaggtatcggacctaaacatcctaagtccaatacacatgaggtatcggacctaaacatcctaagtccaatacacacgagaggttgaaaaagatttgcaaaaatttTATACAAGTCACTCTGTCacaggaaaaaaattaaaaaaaaaaaaaaaaaacggcgaAGATCTCTATTCTCTACGCGCAAGGTTATTGATTTCCTAGGTTAATCGGAGTAGTCGTTAACGCTCACTTGTCCAGTTACAGGATCTGCAAGTATTCATCAATGGCGGAATGGAGTGTGGTTTTGCCTATCCTGCTTACCGTCGtccctttctctctcctccTCCTTTTCCTCTTTCTCATTGTCCGTCCGCGCCCCGTCAGAATCCCAATCAAAAACCGCCATGTGTTCATCACCGGCGGCTCCAGTGGCATCGGCTTGGCTCTGGCTCACCAAGCCGCTTCGGAAGGCGCCAGGCAGGTATCCATCCTCGCTCGGAACACTAGCAAGCTCGAGGACGCCAAGCGGGAGATCCGGCTCGCCACCGGCCGCGAAGTCGTAGCTTTCAGCGCCGACGTGAGGGACTACGAAGCCGTGAAGAAGGCGGTGGAGGAAGCTGGGCCGATTGATGTTCTGATCTGCAACCATGGAGTGTTCATTCCGCAGGAATTGGATACGCAGGAGCTGGAGGAGGTTAAGTTCATGATTGATGTGAACTTGATCGGAACTTTCAATTTGATCAAAGCGGCGTTGCCGGGGATGAAGAACCGTGCAGAGAGGGGACCCGGTTCAATTGCTATCATGTCTTCTCAAGCCGGTCAGGTATAGGCATCTACCTCTAGCTCCGATTTTGCTTTTTACTGACTATGAAACTATGGTTTAGACAATTTCATTTGGGTTCACTCTTGAGTCAAAGCTGTTTTATGCACTCCAACTATAGCATATGAACTTAACTGATACGATGAGGGTAAATAACATGATTTTTGGTCTGCAACTGATTTGTATTTGGCGATTTTGGTAACAAAACTGACTTGGTCTCAATTCCAGCTTCCATAATGTCTAATTGTTAGATATTAATGTAGTCTAATTCGTATTAGTGCGATGATCTCCAGTTGATTTACTCTCAGTTGTGTTGTGTTGCCATTTTGTcccttgactcagaaccctaaaTGGTGTATTGGTTTTGACTTAGAACCTAAATGGTATATTGGTATTATTATGAGCAGAATGAGTACCATAACTTAAGGTGTATGTATATCCTGTATCCCATCTTTGTATAGACATAGCGGTTGATTACAGACAAACTCTAGTCATTCAGTTCAACCAAACTACATAATAAACATAGTCAACTTGCAACACATAATTAgggccctaatatataatatatattatctggGAAAATCCAACACCAATAACATAGCAAGAGAATGTGAGACAATAGTAGGAACCTTTAGCATTCAACTGAATGACCAATATTTCCATTCTGATTCATTATTGATTCTTATCATCTTTTGGTTTTCCTGTCTTCTgtgatttatttttaagtgGGTACAATTCTCTTCTGTGGATAGGTCGGGATTTATGGTTATTCAGCTTATTCAGCTAGCAAGTTTGGTCTCAGGGGTATGGCAGAGGCATTGCAGCAGGAGACTATTGGGGATGATATTCATGTCTCACTTATATTCCCCCCAGATACTGAAACTCCTGGTTTTGCTGAAGGTCTGAAATCTAATCTCATTTCTACTTTATTTATGAGCTGCATGATTTATTCAGCAAATTATGTGTTCCTATATACCCACTTCTATCAGTTAGCAAGTCCAATGTTTTTGGGGGCATTCAGACATTGATAAACTCCAGTTGAGCACTGTAAAGCACGTTGTGTGGAAATGTACATGTGAATTTTTTACCTGTTGGGATGTTTCTTGAGTTTCCTGTTGACTTCTTGTGCATGCCAGCCCTAACGTTTATTCAACTTGCTGAGTGCTTATACTGTCATCTTATCTAAATTGGTATCCTTAAGACAGACCATGCAGTCATTTTAATACTTGAAAGTTTCTTTCTGTACTTTTTTCGTGTCAAAACGACTTTTCTGTGATACTCTTCATCATCCCTCAGAGAACA contains these protein-coding regions:
- the LOC116016053 gene encoding uncharacterized protein LOC116016053, with translation MCWDACKVGFKYCRNLIGVDGFHIKDKAGGMMLTAIGIIGNESIFPIAYAIVEGENKESWCWFLGLLARDLEIDYGSQHLYTFMSDKQKGLEVRQSEMHYGRLLEPQLSHFSSTAKCDMLVNNICESFNAMILDARDSTLIHFLEIVRKHVICALWVKFGKAPLHDFVDDCYSIENYKKAYSGSIHPMAGPQEWPYTDSEPPLPPLFSKKVGRPRKMRKKSAGEITKDGIRFSRSAVTLYCSICKKIGHNSRRCPKRRAAQRAQGDIPVAQIPFQQPMKSRVTFQQPMKSRVTVQQPRIPFQQPRIPLQQPSQPKVVVQQSKVPFQQPNCQVWKKSH
- the LOC116015199 gene encoding 3-dehydrosphinganine reductase TSC10A-like translates to MAEWSVVLPILLTVVPFSLLLLFLFLIVRPRPVRIPIKNRHVFITGGSSGIGLALAHQAASEGARQVSILARNTSKLEDAKREIRLATGREVVAFSADVRDYEAVKKAVEEAGPIDVLICNHGVFIPQELDTQELEEVKFMIDVNLIGTFNLIKAALPGMKNRAERGPGSIAIMSSQAGQVGIYGYSAYSASKFGLRGMAEALQQETIGDDIHVSLIFPPDTETPGFAEENKRRPELTSILAASSGAMKAEEVAKKSVDGIKSGSFIVPCNFEGFLLSIATAGLSPQRSFLMAFVEVIGAGLLRIAALCFQWNWYQCIQKFNRKR